Part of the Actinomycetota bacterium genome, AGAAAGCTCGAAGCCGAGAAAGTGGACATCACACTCCCGGGCAAACGTCCTTGTGTGGGAAGAAAGCATCTGTTGACTCAGGCTATAGAGGAGATCATCCGCATCTTCGTGGGCTTGGGCTACAATGTGGTTGAAGGCCCTGAGGTGGAGTTGGACTATTACAATTTTGAAGCGCTCAATACTCCCCCCGATCATCCAGCTCGTTCCCTCCAAGCTACGTTATACGTCAAGATTGCACATGAGCCCAAATCGAGCAGGGAAGAAGTTCTCCTACGAACTCACACATCACCCATCCAAATCAGGGTCATGGAAAGAATGAAACCCCCTCTCTATGTAGTTTCACCTGGGAGAACCTATCGCCGCGATGTTGCAGACCCAACCCATTCCCCCATGTTCCATCAGGTTGAGGGATTTGCCGTCGATAGTCGCATCACTTTTGGTGATCTTAAGGGTACACTTGAAGTCTTTGCCCGGGAGATGTTCGGTAAGGATCGGAAGGTAAGACTCCGTCCCCACTTTTTTCCTTTTACTGAGCCCAGTGCTGAGGTTGACGTCTCCT contains:
- the pheS gene encoding phenylalanine--tRNA ligase subunit alpha; its protein translation is MREELRSLAEEAERAISQISSLEELNEARVKFLGRKGQLTAILKSLGKLPLSERPAVGRLANEIRETLEESIVSKERELKRELLQRKLEAEKVDITLPGKRPCVGRKHLLTQAIEEIIRIFVGLGYNVVEGPEVELDYYNFEALNTPPDHPARSLQATLYVKIAHEPKSSREEVLLRTHTSPIQIRVMERMKPPLYVVSPGRTYRRDVADPTHSPMFHQVEGFAVDSRITFGDLKGTLEVFAREMFGKDRKVRLRPHFFPFTEPSAEVDVSCIVCDGRGCRICKYSGWLEILGAGMVHPNVFNVVGYDPEKVTGFAFGMGVERIAMLKYGVNDIRLFFENDLRFLEQF